One stretch of Desulfosoma sp. DNA includes these proteins:
- the nadD gene encoding nicotinate-nucleotide adenylyltransferase: MSRHGPERVGILGGTFNPVHVGHLRMAEEALEALALDLCLFIPAWVPPHKPDPDLVSYEHRWHMLELALAGHPRFRISDVEKRLEGTSYTVRTLRALCAELPPQTQLFLLVGTDAFFEMATWWRYREIFRLAFVAVLQRPGTVQKDPLQFLRTHVSTDYEQDPAVIKGEPMVEGTTYRSPTLLSVVSLNTTRLDIASSRIRALRARGKSIRFLVPDAVMDYIMEKGLYR, translated from the coding sequence ATGAGCCGGCATGGTCCGGAACGCGTCGGTATTCTGGGAGGCACCTTCAATCCGGTGCATGTGGGTCATTTACGCATGGCCGAAGAGGCCTTGGAAGCTTTGGCCCTGGACCTGTGCCTGTTCATTCCGGCGTGGGTGCCCCCTCACAAACCCGATCCAGACCTGGTTTCTTACGAACACCGATGGCATATGCTGGAACTGGCTCTGGCCGGGCATCCACGCTTTCGCATCTCGGACGTGGAAAAACGCTTGGAGGGAACATCCTACACGGTGCGCACTTTACGTGCCTTGTGTGCCGAACTGCCACCTCAAACCCAACTGTTTCTTCTGGTGGGTACCGACGCTTTTTTTGAAATGGCCACCTGGTGGCGTTACCGTGAAATCTTCCGGTTAGCTTTCGTGGCGGTCCTGCAAAGACCAGGGACCGTGCAAAAAGATCCTCTGCAATTCCTTCGCACGCACGTGTCTACGGACTATGAACAGGATCCAGCGGTGATCAAAGGAGAGCCCATGGTGGAGGGGACGACCTACCGATCGCCGACTTTGCTTTCGGTGGTGAGCCTAAACACCACACGGCTGGATATCGCCTCATCCCGCATTCGAGCCTTGAGGGCTCGAGGAAAATCCATTCGATTTCTGGTCCCTGACGCGGTGATGGATTATATTATGGAAAAAGGATTGTATCGTTGA
- a CDS encoding YihY/virulence factor BrkB family protein, with translation MSFGWRDRLRAYLFATERPSETSLREKVRSASRVLYLSLWKFNRDFCFDRAASLAFATILSLIPFAVLFLSFVGLLGGGERIMHFVQEKILPAVVPEFQEQVVEWLESYISPTVFKAGPAGLINLAALLGLIMGALNILITAERVFNNIWRVKGSRHYFQKVTAFWVLLTSSPFVILASMWIGNVLVPHGGAVDSFLQRHILARSLYSVCAPVLVETICFALIYLYLPSARVRFRNAVIAGFCAAVLWELSKKGFYLYVGQAGGMTNFYRNLAAVPLFFVWLFLTWIIILWGGQLNYAMQNTKALSMEQEQGDAPHRYSKVFLGFFVLFRTYESFLKGREPFKLETLADEVGVPQETLLEIAEFFVEHRILLEDARLEGRYALAKHPSHILLDDLARRLHEKEFPGEVFLLNLDARDRSKTLGDTDAVLHGTQELLRTALSGYFLPFSGKTLEDLRQDIGRPSLEAVKS, from the coding sequence ATGTCCTTCGGCTGGAGAGATAGGCTCAGAGCTTATCTTTTTGCCACCGAGCGTCCTTCCGAAACCTCATTAAGAGAAAAGGTTCGCTCTGCAAGCCGTGTGTTGTACCTGAGCCTCTGGAAGTTCAATCGGGATTTTTGCTTTGATCGAGCGGCAAGCTTGGCCTTTGCCACCATTCTGTCTTTGATCCCTTTTGCCGTTCTTTTCTTGAGCTTTGTGGGACTTCTGGGGGGTGGGGAGCGGATCATGCACTTTGTGCAAGAAAAGATCCTTCCCGCCGTTGTTCCCGAATTCCAAGAGCAGGTCGTAGAGTGGTTGGAAAGTTACATCTCGCCTACCGTGTTTAAGGCGGGTCCGGCCGGCCTCATCAACTTGGCGGCACTGCTGGGCTTGATCATGGGAGCCCTCAACATTTTGATCACCGCAGAAAGGGTTTTCAACAACATCTGGAGGGTTAAAGGATCCCGCCATTACTTTCAAAAGGTGACGGCCTTTTGGGTCCTGTTGACCTCCAGTCCCTTTGTTATCTTGGCCTCCATGTGGATCGGCAATGTTCTGGTCCCCCACGGCGGGGCCGTCGACTCTTTTTTGCAAAGGCATATCCTAGCCCGTAGCCTCTACAGTGTGTGCGCTCCTGTTCTGGTGGAAACCATTTGTTTTGCCCTGATCTATTTGTACCTGCCCTCGGCGCGCGTGCGGTTTCGAAACGCGGTGATTGCCGGGTTCTGTGCCGCCGTTTTGTGGGAATTATCCAAAAAGGGTTTTTATCTCTACGTGGGCCAAGCCGGAGGCATGACCAACTTTTATCGCAACTTGGCAGCGGTTCCCTTGTTTTTCGTTTGGCTTTTTCTCACATGGATCATCATTTTGTGGGGAGGGCAGTTGAACTACGCCATGCAAAACACAAAAGCCCTCAGCATGGAACAAGAACAAGGGGATGCACCTCATCGGTATTCCAAGGTATTCTTAGGATTTTTTGTTCTATTTCGCACCTATGAGAGCTTTTTGAAAGGCCGTGAACCTTTCAAACTGGAAACGCTGGCCGACGAGGTCGGGGTTCCTCAAGAGACGCTTCTGGAAATCGCTGAGTTTTTTGTGGAACACCGCATCCTGCTGGAGGACGCTCGGCTGGAGGGGCGGTATGCCCTGGCGAAGCATCCGTCCCACATCCTGTTGGATGATCTGGCTCGACGCCTTCATGAAAAAGAGTTTCCCGGTGAGGTCTTCTTGCTGAACCTTGACGCAAGGGATCGTTCAAAGACCCTCGGTGACACGGATGCAGTTCTCCATGGAACACAAGAACTACTCAGGACAGCCCTGAGCGGCTACTTTTTGCCTTTTTCGGGGAAGACCCTTGAGGATCTTCGGCAAGATATCGGGCGGCCGAGCCTTGAGGCCGTGAAATCGTGA
- a CDS encoding DUF1844 domain-containing protein encodes MEEQQKKGFVVRDRRKIVLDDIESKETEASAKKTAEETEPQKPQEPSSQEKAKTEADQAGRKTESIGTYPQVTFSTFVFSLSSSALVHLGEVPDPSTQKVEKDLPLAKQIIDTLAMLQEKTKGNLDKDEEQLLQTVLYDLRLRFVKQCGS; translated from the coding sequence ATGGAAGAGCAGCAAAAGAAAGGCTTTGTCGTTCGGGACCGGCGAAAAATCGTCCTGGATGACATAGAGTCCAAAGAAACGGAGGCTTCCGCCAAGAAAACGGCTGAAGAAACGGAACCGCAGAAACCGCAGGAGCCTTCCTCCCAGGAAAAGGCGAAGACGGAGGCGGACCAAGCCGGGCGCAAGACTGAAAGCATCGGCACCTATCCTCAGGTGACCTTTTCCACCTTTGTTTTTTCGCTGAGTTCCTCGGCATTGGTGCATTTGGGGGAGGTTCCCGATCCGAGTACCCAGAAAGTGGAAAAGGACCTTCCCTTAGCCAAGCAGATCATTGACACTCTGGCGATGCTCCAGGAAAAAACCAAGGGCAACCTGGACAAGGACGAGGAGCAATTGCTTCAGACGGTGCTCTATGATCTACGGCTGCGCTTCGTCAAGCAATGCGGCTCGTAG
- a CDS encoding M48 family metalloprotease, which translates to MTRRWRRALCVSLMVCLLHGVGPWRCWALDLGEEKELGRKLLQTVREHFRLVEDPEVAGYVQAVGKRVERAIGPTHYDYAFFVIDDNTPNAFAIPGGYVFIFRGLMELMESEAELASILAHELAHVQSRHIHKKLEKGRMLSIAAIAGVLAGAFLGLESNAAQALAVGTMAGVQTLQLKYSRENEEEADRLGFEYLVSAGYDARAMVTVMQKMRRMNWQSDSRVPSYLMTHPALGERVGYLEQLVERKGSRPSTQRVRDPVGDYPLVQAILLSRHAEFEAAQSRFQGWLEDSSRKPAALYGLGRLNLDKGRLNEALNFLRQAALFKPSSALVLTSLGEAYHRLGQLEEAERFLRSALALDYESPMVHLRLGLLYQEQGKWKEALQHLKRAEELSPLSSELDYQLGVVYGRMQDLGPAHYYLARYAMRRGEVKLVAFHLEKAKSYLPASDERLRELERWLKEAKKSPRGS; encoded by the coding sequence ATGACACGTCGATGGCGAAGAGCCTTATGTGTGAGCCTTATGGTGTGCCTGCTTCACGGAGTGGGACCATGGCGCTGCTGGGCTTTGGATTTGGGCGAAGAAAAGGAATTGGGCCGTAAGCTTTTGCAGACGGTTCGAGAACATTTTCGCCTTGTTGAAGATCCTGAAGTGGCCGGATATGTGCAAGCGGTGGGTAAGCGAGTGGAGCGTGCGATAGGGCCTACCCATTACGATTACGCCTTTTTCGTCATTGACGACAACACCCCTAACGCATTCGCCATTCCTGGAGGCTATGTCTTCATCTTTCGAGGCCTCATGGAACTCATGGAATCCGAAGCCGAACTGGCGAGTATTCTGGCACATGAGCTCGCTCACGTGCAGTCCCGCCACATTCACAAGAAACTGGAAAAAGGTCGTATGCTTAGTATCGCCGCCATTGCGGGCGTTCTGGCGGGAGCTTTTCTGGGTCTGGAAAGCAATGCGGCCCAAGCCCTTGCCGTGGGAACCATGGCGGGTGTGCAAACGTTGCAATTGAAGTACAGCCGCGAGAACGAAGAAGAAGCCGACCGGTTGGGCTTTGAGTACTTGGTGTCGGCAGGCTACGATGCTCGAGCCATGGTGACCGTTATGCAAAAGATGCGGCGCATGAATTGGCAGAGCGATTCCCGCGTGCCTTCTTATCTGATGACCCATCCGGCCTTGGGGGAACGGGTGGGTTATTTGGAGCAGCTCGTGGAGCGCAAGGGATCTCGACCGTCGACCCAAAGGGTTCGAGACCCTGTGGGGGACTATCCCTTGGTGCAAGCCATTTTGCTCAGTCGCCATGCTGAGTTTGAGGCGGCTCAAAGCCGCTTTCAGGGTTGGTTGGAAGATTCAAGCCGCAAACCGGCAGCCCTCTATGGGCTTGGACGCTTGAATCTGGACAAGGGGCGCCTGAACGAGGCTTTGAATTTTCTTCGCCAAGCGGCCCTTTTCAAACCTTCAAGCGCTCTGGTGCTCACCAGCCTTGGGGAAGCTTATCATCGGCTGGGTCAGCTGGAAGAAGCGGAGAGATTCCTGCGTTCAGCTCTTGCTCTTGACTATGAATCACCCATGGTGCACTTGCGCTTAGGTCTCCTGTATCAGGAACAGGGGAAATGGAAGGAAGCTTTGCAACACTTGAAAAGGGCGGAAGAGCTGTCACCGCTTAGTAGCGAGCTGGATTATCAACTGGGGGTGGTTTACGGGCGCATGCAGGACTTGGGGCCGGCACATTATTATTTAGCCCGTTATGCCATGAGGCGTGGGGAGGTGAAACTGGTGGCGTTTCACTTGGAAAAAGCCAAGAGTTACCTGCCGGCCTCTGATGAGCGTCTTCGAGAACTGGAACGGTGGCTTAAAGAGGCGAAGAAATCCCCCCGTGGTTCCTAA
- a CDS encoding ribose-phosphate pyrophosphokinase yields MRSRMKVFAGSSNPTLAESVCRHLGLSLGKALVTRFSDGEIRVEIGENVRGVDAFIIQSTCRPVHDHLMELLLMVDALRRASAQRINAVIPYYGYGRRDQKDKPRVPITAKMVANLLSAAGVDRVVSCSLHAGQIQGFFRLPVDDIPGHCFVMDKIQREVTQNSVVVAPDAAGVARARVLAEKLGLPLAIIHQENETGQRDPVVVGDVKDRSVIIYDDMVDTGTKVCAAAQAVKAFGAREASAFCVHGVLSSGAVERIEASPLRRLVVTDTIPLEKKTAASSKIETVSVAPLLAQVMDHIHRDESVSRLFP; encoded by the coding sequence ATGCGCAGTCGGATGAAGGTGTTTGCCGGGTCGTCCAACCCGACACTGGCAGAAAGTGTCTGCCGCCATTTGGGCCTGTCCTTGGGCAAAGCCTTGGTGACGCGGTTCTCCGACGGGGAGATTCGTGTCGAAATCGGAGAAAATGTTCGAGGGGTAGACGCATTCATCATCCAGTCCACGTGCCGACCGGTCCATGACCACCTGATGGAGCTTCTGCTCATGGTGGATGCCCTTAGAAGGGCGTCGGCGCAGCGGATCAATGCGGTCATTCCCTATTACGGGTATGGGCGAAGAGATCAAAAGGACAAGCCTCGAGTGCCTATTACCGCCAAAATGGTGGCCAATCTTTTGAGTGCCGCCGGTGTGGATCGAGTGGTGTCCTGTTCGTTGCATGCCGGGCAGATTCAAGGTTTTTTTCGCCTGCCCGTGGACGATATTCCAGGGCATTGTTTCGTTATGGATAAGATTCAAAGGGAAGTGACCCAGAACAGCGTAGTGGTAGCCCCTGACGCCGCAGGGGTGGCGCGGGCACGCGTTTTGGCTGAAAAACTGGGACTGCCCTTGGCCATCATTCATCAGGAGAATGAAACGGGACAAAGAGACCCCGTGGTGGTGGGCGATGTCAAGGACCGATCCGTCATCATCTACGATGACATGGTGGACACGGGAACAAAGGTCTGTGCGGCGGCACAGGCCGTTAAGGCCTTCGGGGCCCGGGAAGCGTCGGCTTTCTGTGTTCATGGGGTGCTGTCCTCGGGAGCTGTAGAGCGCATCGAGGCGTCGCCGCTTCGGCGATTGGTGGTGACCGACACCATCCCTTTGGAAAAAAAAACGGCGGCATCCTCGAAAATCGAAACGGTCAGTGTGGCGCCCCTTTTGGCTCAGGTGATGGATCATATTCATCGAGATGAATCGGTAAGCCGCCTCTTTCCTTAG
- the rsfS gene encoding ribosome silencing factor: MAEQIKHSKNTRTRMDPLFKALSCAKEADNRKALDIVLLDVSKITTLADYFLICSGRSSRQVQGIAEAVQTRLRELGVRPLGVEGEREGHWVLLDYGDVIMHIFYQPIREVYDLESLWSEGAVVPLDEHLVVPNGERG; this comes from the coding sequence ATGGCCGAACAAATAAAACATTCCAAGAACACACGCACCCGCATGGACCCTTTGTTCAAGGCGCTTTCCTGCGCCAAGGAAGCCGACAATCGTAAGGCTTTGGATATTGTTCTTTTGGATGTTTCCAAGATCACCACCCTGGCGGATTATTTTCTCATCTGCAGCGGTCGCTCCAGCCGTCAGGTGCAAGGGATTGCGGAAGCGGTGCAGACCCGACTTCGGGAATTGGGGGTACGCCCGTTGGGGGTGGAAGGGGAAAGGGAAGGACACTGGGTCCTTTTGGACTATGGAGATGTGATTATGCACATTTTCTATCAACCCATTCGAGAGGTTTACGATTTGGAGAGCTTGTGGTCAGAAGGGGCCGTGGTGCCTTTGGATGAGCACCTGGTGGTTCCAAACGGGGAACGAGGATGA
- the proB gene encoding glutamate 5-kinase produces the protein MSTFGETLEGVALDGDVFDQIQQDIPDRSSWFRRCRRVVVKVGSAVLTTPRGLDRVIIHRLTDQIVELKNRGHEVLIVSSGAVASGMRKVGLKEKPRTIPQKQATAAIGQTFLMNAWEEAFDKFELLTAQILLTNEDLAHRHRYLNARNTLETLLDWNIVPVVNENDTVVVEEIKFGDNDQLSALIAGLVAADLVVILTDTEGLYDCDPRTHTDARLIRVVHGFSPKLTACATPEPGAVGTGGMLSKLQAAKKCLASGIPMVIGPGREKDVLVRLFDGEPLGTLFLPKRRLYHGKKIWLANLPKPAGELVLDQGAVRALQKAGKSLLPIGIREVRGTFGVGAAVRCVDEKGALVGVGLTNYRSGEIERIKGHHTEDIERLLGYKHSDEVIHRNNFVLNEP, from the coding sequence ATGTCGACTTTCGGTGAGACGCTGGAAGGGGTGGCGTTGGACGGGGACGTTTTCGATCAGATACAGCAAGACATTCCGGATCGATCGTCCTGGTTTCGACGCTGCCGTCGGGTGGTGGTGAAGGTGGGGAGTGCCGTTCTGACGACGCCTCGAGGCCTCGATCGCGTGATCATTCATCGGCTGACCGATCAAATTGTGGAGCTCAAAAACCGTGGCCATGAGGTGCTCATCGTTTCCTCGGGAGCGGTGGCTTCCGGCATGCGCAAAGTGGGCCTCAAGGAAAAACCTCGAACCATTCCACAAAAACAGGCGACCGCCGCCATCGGCCAGACCTTTCTCATGAACGCCTGGGAAGAGGCCTTTGACAAATTTGAACTTCTTACGGCCCAAATCCTTTTGACCAACGAAGACCTTGCCCATCGGCACCGGTACCTCAACGCGCGCAACACACTGGAAACCCTCTTGGACTGGAACATTGTTCCGGTGGTGAACGAAAACGACACGGTCGTAGTGGAAGAAATCAAGTTCGGAGACAACGACCAGCTTTCGGCACTGATTGCTGGCTTGGTGGCCGCTGACCTAGTGGTCATTCTGACCGATACGGAAGGCTTGTACGACTGCGATCCTCGAACCCATACCGACGCTCGATTGATACGCGTGGTCCACGGATTCAGCCCGAAACTGACGGCTTGTGCCACCCCGGAGCCTGGAGCCGTGGGAACGGGAGGCATGTTAAGCAAGTTGCAAGCTGCCAAGAAATGTCTGGCATCGGGTATTCCCATGGTCATCGGGCCGGGTCGAGAAAAAGATGTTCTGGTTCGCCTCTTTGATGGAGAACCCCTAGGCACGCTCTTTTTGCCCAAGCGGCGTCTGTATCACGGCAAGAAGATTTGGTTGGCCAATTTGCCCAAGCCTGCCGGGGAATTAGTGCTGGATCAAGGTGCTGTGCGGGCTTTACAGAAGGCGGGTAAATCCCTTTTGCCTATTGGGATTCGTGAAGTGCGCGGCACTTTTGGTGTGGGAGCCGCCGTACGCTGCGTAGACGAAAAGGGAGCCCTGGTGGGCGTGGGCTTGACCAACTATCGGTCCGGAGAAATCGAACGCATCAAGGGGCATCACACGGAAGACATTGAGCGTCTGCTGGGCTATAAGCACTCGGATGAAGTCATCCATCGAAACAATTTCGTTCTCAATGAACCATAG
- a CDS encoding glutamate-5-semialdehyde dehydrogenase has translation MGYREEMTEMGRRAREAAHLMAKAGMTVKQLFLEKTADRILAERERIAEANALDIAEAEEKGLPKAKVDRLRLTEKVIKEMTDGLRQVAQLPDPVGQVTSLWTRPNGLRVGRMRIPLGVVGIIYESRPNVTVDAAGLCIKAGNAVILRGGSEAFHSNRCLAQILQETLAHVGLPETAVQVVGTTDREAVLELLRLEEYIDVMIPRGGEDLIRFVAENARMPVLKHYKGVCHIYVDERVDLEMAERVCLNAKVQRPGVCNAMETLLVHRKVAPTFLPRMAETFRRHGVELRGCPETCRLVPECRPATEEDWGMEYLDLVLAVKVVESMDEAIEHITHYGSNHTEAILTEDFDRAMRFVQEVQSSLVLVNASTRFNDGYQLGLGAEIGISTSRLHAFGPMGVEELTTTKFIAFGTGQLRE, from the coding sequence ATGGGTTACAGGGAAGAAATGACGGAAATGGGAAGGCGGGCACGGGAGGCGGCGCACCTCATGGCCAAGGCGGGCATGACCGTCAAGCAGCTTTTTCTGGAAAAGACAGCGGATCGTATCCTTGCCGAGCGGGAGCGTATCGCCGAAGCCAACGCTTTGGATATTGCGGAGGCGGAAGAAAAAGGGCTGCCTAAAGCCAAGGTGGATCGACTGCGCCTGACCGAGAAGGTCATCAAGGAAATGACGGACGGTTTGCGCCAGGTGGCGCAACTTCCCGACCCGGTTGGCCAGGTCACAAGCCTATGGACTCGACCCAATGGGTTACGCGTGGGCCGAATGCGCATACCCTTGGGAGTGGTGGGCATCATCTATGAATCACGACCCAACGTCACGGTGGATGCGGCTGGATTGTGCATCAAGGCCGGAAATGCCGTCATTTTGCGTGGAGGATCCGAAGCTTTTCATTCCAACCGATGTCTGGCTCAAATTCTTCAGGAAACCCTTGCGCACGTGGGCTTGCCTGAGACGGCCGTTCAAGTGGTGGGGACTACCGACCGTGAGGCGGTGCTCGAGCTTTTACGCTTGGAAGAGTACATCGATGTGATGATTCCTCGAGGAGGTGAAGATCTGATTCGTTTCGTAGCGGAAAACGCGCGCATGCCTGTTTTGAAGCATTATAAAGGAGTTTGCCATATTTACGTGGATGAAAGGGTGGATTTAGAGATGGCCGAGCGGGTGTGCCTGAACGCCAAGGTGCAACGGCCTGGAGTGTGCAATGCCATGGAAACCCTTTTGGTGCATCGCAAGGTGGCTCCCACGTTCTTGCCACGCATGGCCGAAACCTTTCGTCGCCATGGCGTTGAACTGCGAGGATGCCCGGAAACCTGTCGGCTTGTGCCTGAATGTAGGCCAGCTACCGAAGAGGATTGGGGCATGGAATATCTGGACTTGGTGCTGGCCGTCAAAGTGGTGGAATCCATGGATGAAGCCATCGAACATATTACCCACTACGGGTCTAACCACACGGAAGCGATCCTCACGGAAGATTTTGACCGAGCCATGCGTTTCGTGCAGGAAGTTCAATCCAGTCTGGTTTTGGTGAACGCTTCCACAAGATTCAACGACGGGTACCAGTTGGGGCTGGGAGCGGAGATCGGCATTTCTACCTCACGATTACACGCCTTTGGGCCTATGGGCGTCGAAGAACTGACGACCACGAAGTTCATTGCTTTTGGAACTGGACAGCTTCGGGAGTAA
- the ispE gene encoding 4-(cytidine 5'-diphospho)-2-C-methyl-D-erythritol kinase produces MKVTVTACAKINLWLEVIRKRPDGYHDLSSLMLPIGIHDRLMIETGSKGFHLSCTHPDVPTDDRNLVWRAADAFFDRSGWSIGLHVHLVKEIPVGAGLGGGSADAAALLTFLNTLAPSPLSDQDLHELARGLGADVPFFLLGRPALAMGVGDQLQPVFGVPQYPLLLVKPSYAVSTAWAYGSLKLTRGCSRIKIDTLLACPLNPASCLENDLESVVTQAYPDVAAIKGWLLRNGAVGALMTGSGPTVFGIFETMDQAMVAAKRMPDSWRRYWWAVTTTLQGPPS; encoded by the coding sequence ATGAAGGTGACGGTGACGGCGTGCGCAAAGATCAATTTATGGCTTGAAGTGATTCGAAAACGGCCTGACGGCTACCATGACCTTTCCAGCCTCATGCTTCCGATAGGCATACATGATCGCCTAATGATCGAGACGGGTTCGAAAGGGTTTCACTTGTCCTGCACGCATCCCGACGTTCCTACAGATGATCGAAATCTGGTATGGCGTGCGGCCGATGCCTTTTTTGATCGATCTGGATGGTCTATTGGATTGCACGTGCATCTGGTGAAAGAAATTCCTGTAGGAGCCGGCTTGGGGGGAGGCAGTGCCGATGCGGCGGCTTTGCTTACCTTTCTCAACACTCTCGCCCCGAGTCCCCTAAGCGACCAAGACCTCCATGAGCTTGCCCGAGGGCTTGGGGCGGATGTGCCGTTTTTTCTGCTGGGTCGTCCGGCTTTGGCCATGGGCGTCGGGGATCAATTGCAGCCTGTCTTCGGCGTGCCTCAGTATCCTCTGCTTTTGGTGAAGCCTTCCTATGCCGTGTCTACCGCCTGGGCTTACGGGAGTTTGAAGTTGACAAGGGGGTGCAGTCGCATTAAGATCGACACGCTGTTGGCCTGCCCTCTCAACCCGGCGTCATGTCTGGAGAATGATTTGGAAAGCGTGGTCACGCAAGCCTATCCGGACGTTGCCGCCATCAAAGGGTGGTTGCTGCGCAACGGGGCCGTAGGGGCGCTCATGACGGGGAGCGGTCCTACGGTTTTTGGCATCTTTGAAACCATGGATCAAGCCATGGTCGCCGCCAAGCGGATGCCGGATTCGTGGCGTCGATACTGGTGGGCGGTCACCACCACGCTTCAGGGTCCGCCGTCTTAA
- the serA gene encoding phosphoglycerate dehydrogenase produces the protein MKILVSDNLSESGIEKLKAVPGFEVEVNTSLTHEELVSIIKEYDALIIRSATKVTRDVIEAADNLKVIGRAGIGLDNVDIPAATKRGIVVMNTPEGNVITTAEHTIAMLMALSRNIPQANKSMKEGKWEKKKFRGKEVFNKTLGVVGIGRIGRVVADRAKGLKMNVIAFDPYINEETIRKLGVEAVSFDDLLARADYITVHTPMTQETRNLINKEAFKKMKPGVFIINCARGGIVNEQDLYEAIQEGIVAGAALDVFVEEPPKNNPLLELDKVIATPHLGASTDEAQENVALAVADQVIDYLLNGTIRNAVNAPAIDGEVLATMRPYLELSEKLGCLVQQITRGAPQEISIEYVGDVCQLKDTKPLTISVLKGILTPMLGEQVNFVNAPIHAKERGIRVTESLRAEAEDFTNLISIYMKTSQDENLVAGTIFGKKDVRLVRINDFRLEAAMEGHLVLIYNIDTPGTIGAIGTCLGRHNINISMMDVGQVLERGQNIILLRTDTPVPPEVVKELLSLENVNIVQILEL, from the coding sequence ATGAAAATTTTGGTCAGTGACAACCTGTCGGAGTCGGGCATTGAAAAGCTCAAGGCTGTTCCCGGTTTTGAGGTGGAAGTGAACACGAGCCTGACCCATGAAGAGCTGGTCAGCATTATTAAAGAATACGATGCCTTAATTATTCGCAGTGCCACCAAGGTGACGCGGGACGTGATTGAAGCCGCCGACAACTTGAAGGTCATCGGAAGAGCCGGTATCGGGTTGGATAACGTGGACATTCCTGCGGCGACCAAGCGCGGCATCGTGGTCATGAACACGCCGGAGGGGAACGTGATCACGACCGCCGAACACACCATCGCCATGCTTATGGCCTTGTCCCGTAATATTCCTCAGGCCAACAAATCCATGAAGGAAGGCAAATGGGAAAAGAAAAAATTTCGAGGCAAGGAAGTCTTCAATAAGACTCTGGGCGTGGTGGGGATTGGGCGTATCGGCCGTGTCGTGGCGGATCGGGCCAAGGGACTGAAGATGAACGTGATTGCCTTTGACCCTTACATCAACGAAGAAACCATTCGAAAGTTGGGGGTGGAGGCTGTCAGTTTCGATGATCTGCTCGCTCGAGCTGATTACATTACGGTGCACACGCCCATGACCCAGGAGACCCGGAACCTCATCAACAAAGAAGCCTTCAAGAAAATGAAGCCAGGTGTCTTCATCATTAACTGTGCCCGTGGAGGTATCGTCAACGAGCAGGATCTTTATGAAGCGATTCAGGAAGGAATTGTGGCCGGTGCGGCCTTAGATGTGTTTGTGGAAGAACCCCCGAAGAACAATCCTTTGTTGGAACTGGACAAGGTGATCGCCACACCGCATTTGGGAGCATCCACGGATGAAGCTCAGGAAAACGTGGCCTTGGCCGTGGCCGACCAGGTTATTGATTACTTGCTCAACGGAACCATTCGAAACGCGGTCAACGCCCCGGCCATTGACGGAGAGGTTTTGGCCACCATGCGGCCGTACCTCGAGCTTTCCGAAAAACTGGGGTGCCTCGTGCAGCAGATCACACGGGGAGCGCCGCAGGAGATTTCCATCGAATACGTGGGCGATGTGTGCCAGTTGAAAGACACCAAACCGCTCACCATTTCGGTGCTCAAAGGGATTCTGACACCCATGTTGGGCGAACAGGTCAATTTCGTCAACGCTCCGATCCATGCCAAAGAGCGGGGCATTCGTGTCACAGAGAGTCTGCGCGCGGAGGCCGAAGATTTTACAAACCTTATCAGCATCTACATGAAGACGTCCCAAGACGAAAACCTGGTGGCGGGAACCATTTTCGGCAAGAAAGATGTGCGGTTGGTACGCATCAACGATTTTCGCCTAGAAGCCGCCATGGAAGGGCACCTGGTGCTCATCTACAACATCGATACGCCAGGTACCATCGGTGCCATCGGCACATGTCTGGGGCGGCACAATATCAATATTTCTATGATGGATGTGGGGCAGGTGTTGGAGCGAGGTCAAAACATTATTTTGTTGCGAACCGATACCCCCGTGCCACCGGAAGTGGTCAAGGAACTGCTCTCATTGGAGAACGTCAACATCGTGCAGATTTTGGAACTTTAG